The following proteins are encoded in a genomic region of Fervidobacterium pennivorans DSM 9078:
- a CDS encoding M15 family metallopeptidase codes for MSPLFLIIIHSFVFNSFKYSLVGEYPIYVCIALSSFTNTNVGTAGTLNNAKSSLVVYTFALNMFGLVLIQSRYIFLGDDVERSLQKLRPEFRILVERFIESCKTAGIEVLIYNTYRRKEEQYALYLQGRAPLEVVNNARKKAGMPPISEKENKVVTMLKDSPHCHGLAVDFVPLIDGKAVWNNYTLWHKCGKIAESLGIEWGGSWKDFPDHPHLQMKNWRRYIK; via the coding sequence TTGTCCCCTCTTTTTTTGATTATAATTCACTCTTTTGTTTTCAACAGCTTTAAATACTCACTCGTAGGAGAATATCCAATTTATGTGTGTATTGCGTTATCATCCTTCACCAACACAAATGTAGGGACTGCTGGCACTTTGAACAATGCGAAAAGCTCGTTGGTTGTGTATACTTTTGCCTTGAACATGTTTGGACTTGTACTTATACAAAGTAGATACATCTTTTTGGGTGATGATGTGGAAAGAAGTTTGCAAAAGCTCAGGCCTGAATTTAGAATTCTTGTGGAAAGATTTATCGAAAGTTGCAAAACTGCAGGCATAGAAGTGTTGATTTACAACACATACAGAAGGAAAGAAGAGCAATATGCACTGTATCTTCAAGGAAGAGCACCACTTGAAGTTGTCAACAATGCACGAAAGAAAGCGGGGATGCCACCGATAAGCGAGAAGGAAAACAAAGTAGTGACAATGCTCAAAGATTCACCACATTGCCATGGATTGGCAGTTGATTTTGTACCACTGATTGATGGAAAGGCAGTATGGAACAATTATACACTATGGCACAAATGCGGAAAGATAGCTGAAAGTTTGGGAATAGAGTGGGGAGGAAGCTGGAAAGATTTTCCTGACCATCCACATTTGCAAATGAAAAATTGGAGAAGGTATATAAAATAA
- the trpS gene encoding tryptophan--tRNA ligase: MRILSGIRPTGKVHIGHYVGVFENWVKLQNEGNDTFYFVADWHALTTHYEDTSELRVNTFELVKTMMAVGLEKSTLFVQSAVKEHAELFLLFAMVTPLSWLERVPTYKEMRQQVTDRDLSNAGFLMYPVLQAADILIYKADGVPVGEDQVYHIELTREIARRFNYIFKREVFPEPKELLSKVPKLLGTDGRKMSKSYGNTIPLITTEQELSKMVMPMVTDTNRKRRTDPGNPEVCPVWGYHKAFGTADNPEEKQWVYEGCTQAKIGCVDCKKLLLKNMVNKLQPIWDRYNAISDDEVKVKMEEGNERARSVAQKTMEEVREAIKIMY; this comes from the coding sequence ATGCGCATACTCAGTGGAATTAGACCAACTGGAAAGGTTCATATTGGTCATTATGTTGGTGTCTTTGAGAATTGGGTTAAGCTTCAAAATGAAGGGAATGATACATTTTATTTTGTGGCCGATTGGCATGCGTTGACAACGCATTATGAAGATACGTCAGAACTGAGAGTCAACACATTTGAGCTTGTAAAGACGATGATGGCGGTTGGGCTTGAGAAGTCAACTCTTTTTGTCCAATCGGCTGTGAAAGAGCATGCGGAGCTTTTCTTGCTCTTTGCGATGGTTACCCCATTGTCTTGGCTTGAAAGAGTCCCAACTTACAAGGAAATGCGCCAGCAAGTTACAGACAGGGACCTTTCGAACGCAGGATTTCTTATGTACCCTGTTCTTCAGGCTGCCGATATTTTGATTTACAAGGCTGATGGTGTTCCAGTTGGAGAAGACCAGGTGTATCATATTGAGCTTACTCGAGAAATTGCCAGAAGGTTCAATTACATTTTCAAAAGGGAAGTTTTCCCAGAACCAAAAGAGTTGCTTTCTAAAGTTCCCAAGTTGCTAGGAACGGACGGAAGGAAGATGAGTAAAAGCTACGGAAATACGATTCCTTTAATAACAACCGAACAAGAGCTTTCTAAGATGGTTATGCCGATGGTTACGGATACTAACAGAAAGAGGAGAACGGATCCAGGTAATCCAGAGGTTTGCCCTGTCTGGGGTTATCACAAAGCGTTCGGAACGGCGGATAATCCCGAAGAAAAGCAGTGGGTTTACGAGGGATGCACACAAGCAAAGATTGGTTGTGTGGATTGTAAGAAGCTGCTTTTGAAGAATATGGTCAATAAGCTTCAGCCGATATGGGATAGGTATAATGCTATTTCTGATGATGAGGTGAAAGTAAAAATGGAAGAGGGAAACGAAAGGGCGAGAAGTGTAGCTCAGAAAACGATGGAAGAAGTGCGAGAAGCTATTAAGATAATGTATTAA